gcctggagtttgaggaagcctggttTAGGGTGTTGCATTCTGTTTGCTGTGTGGTTTGTTTAGACCGCGTTCTCTTGTGCTGACTTCTCCCAGTGCCTCAGCCCGTGCATGTAATGTGCGAGCTCCGCATGTCACCACGTCATCACCAATGCATCCTTTTTTAAATTTCAGACATTTCATCATCacgatatgtaaaaaaaaaaaaaacattccaagcaccataacctccACAGCATGTTTTAGAACTATTTgaattcttacctggggtctgactGGCACTGCTACTTGCTTTCACTACAGCACAAGAGCTTCTatagctctcagccaatgagtaaaGCCCTGCACTGTTGTACTTAGCTCAGTGAAGAGAGCTTCCAGCTATTACTGAGCAGTAGTGGAGGTGGTAAGCAGTGCACAGCAGACCCTAAATTAGTGTTTGACTTCTTGAAATGTGGGAGCTCTAGGGCATTTAtggaaccataaccaccacaCAATACTGTAGTACTTATGGTTCTTGGGGTGCGCCTTTAAATTTACTATCTATTGCTGAAGAGTATGTAGTAATGGAGAGGATTCATATATACCTTTCAGGTTATATAGCTGTTATTACGTAAAACCTAACATGCagcactgccattaggtcacatCATTTTTGTATCATCTAATGTTTTAACTTATCATAATAACTTTTATTAATGAACTCGACCCTAATGGCATTAAAATAGATTTAATTTGCTTTTGTTTCACTTTGTTTGCAAAATTCCTTCTTTATCATAGCAATAAATCAATATTTAACAGGTTGCTGTTCAATGTGTTGTTAACAACTTGCAATTCTCCCCTTCAATCCTTCAGGTACAGACACAAGGATTTGCTAACCTTGACATCCCCAGAGAGAGTGCATCCATGGATGTTGTGAACTGGACAGAAATGACAGCTGAACAGAGATTGCTGGCCAACCTCAGTGCATTCCTGGAATTAGAAAGACGACTAGAGAGAGTGATTGAGGAGCAGAAGGAACTCCTGCATCCACAAGAACATGTTTTGCATGGAGATCTCCACAATATGTTGGGACAAGTAGCAGCCCTGAGGGAACAATTGGAACAGATTGGAGAGATTTTTGGACTGAACAGAGGGAACTCATCAGACACAGATGGGATGGGAGTAGTAGGGGGGAGTGTATTTGATAAGAAGGTGAGGGGGTACAAAGTTTTGAGGGAGCTTTCAGTTTGGTCAATAAGAAGTGTGAGAGACATACTGAAGATACAAAGGGAAAGGGAAAAATATGTGAGAGAAAGCATGAAAGAAGCCGAGACATTGATGGAGAGAGTGGAGACTCATATAGGGAGAGAATAAAATGATGAATCAAAGTGTTTATAGAATAAAGTCGTGAAAGGGAGTGAAAAGGAGACATAGACAAGCTTTATACGTACATGCTACTTCTACTCCTTCCATAATGTCATGTAATGATGAATTGTAACTTGTGTATGctataaaaatgaaacaacattgtTTGATATATGAAATGAGCCAAGTGatgaaatacttaaagggacactttggtcaccataacaacttcatctctaTAAAGTTGTTTGGGTGCCAAAAGGAACCTGGGTGCACTCTTACCTTAATGGGTTAGACGGTCCATGTACCTTTATATGAATGGGgatctactgattggcttagagtgtcagttgACCACTTTAGCCAATCAGCGATGCCCCTGCCCGGCGACACTTCACGCTTCCTGTAACTGAGATTCAGTAGCCGGATGCCACCCGGGGGCCTAGAGATCTGTGCTGCAGGCAACTTTTGGGTTTAATCCTTTTgagaatagtttaaccccttaagatatGAGTGCACCTGGGggcctcctggaaccataacaacttaatttagatgatgaAGCTTTTTTTGtgaccggagtgttcctttaagtgtcacTTATTATCCAAATGGTTGAAgttttaaatatatcaaaatagaaaaaagaagcTGAGGGCATGGGGTTCTGAAGATAGTGTATTTATATGTGAATGTTTGGTCCAAGCTCAACAGTTTAATTTATTACAGCCCCTAAAAGTTGTTGTGCTGTATTGGGTGGGTTGCTTTATGAAAGACACATCACAAGctttcttaattattattattattattattattattatttataaagcgccaacaaattctgcagtgctctaCAATAGGTGaaataacagacatgtatttgcaacaagacaagttggactcaAAGAatcagagggtgttgagggccctgctcaaacaagcttacatgctagagggagttagATATATTggcgggtggggtggggtgggatgtatttcatgtacgggaaaaagtaggttactagaatagtttacaatgaagggttagttttttttagatgacacagttgcaggagaggatgcAGGGTGGGTTACCAATATGCAGcgagggaaagctattaacagtttaattgatcttTTGAAGGATCCAATACTAGGTGAGAGTCTACCGGAGCAAGGAAGAGAGTACCATAGGAATGGcgcagccctagagaaatcttgCAGGTGAGCGTCAGATGTGCGAGTATGAACAGAGAATAGAATTGGGGTGATGGATGTGTGCTTGAAGGGtaaaggaaatgtgccagagagAGAGATATTTTAGTGCGGGGCAGAGCGGGAGAAGGAGACAGAGCCTGAGTGAGATGTGAAGGAATAAGATTGAGGGAATAAGTGATGGGGCTGGCGGACTGAAGCAGAGCAAAAGCCTCTGCTGGCATCGCGGGTACAAGTAAACATAGAACAGAGGAGGGAGCAGGTTTGTGGGAAGTATTGGTAGGGGTATGTGAGAGATTAGAGATTTCTTTCCTGATTGCAGAAATCTTCCCAGTGAAGTGAGTTGGTAGGAAATGGGGCAGCAATAGTGCAAAGTTGAGAATTAAAAGTGTGATCGAGGCATTTGGGTTCTCGGAAGAGCATGGTTATGAGAGAATTCAAGTAATTTTCTTTCGCAGAGGAAAGAGACAAACTTAATCAGAGCTCAGTCCTCTCACAGGGCTCTacctgagtccgcccacaaggatgcagtactgaatgtggtgtgtaaaggggatgtagaattagaatgtgtgtaatgtatgcagagTGAGTGGaaaatggatacagtgtgtatagtggatgccaattttacatttgtgtaatggatgtagtgtttgtgtgtattaggaaCAGTGTGtgctgtggatgcagtgtgtatagtgaacgcagagtgtgtgtttgtgtgtagtggatgcagtatttgtgtatagtgaatgcagagtgtgtgtttgtgtagcggatgtagtgtatgtattaAATGCAATGTCtatttatagtgaatgcagagtgtttaaatgtgtagtggatgtagtgtgtgtgtcagtgcatgcagcgagtgtgtgtgtagtggatgtagtgtgtatgtatagtgaatgcagagtgttttagtGTAATgaaacagtgtgtgttagtgtaatgaaagagtgtgtgttagtgtaatgaaagtgtgtgtgtgtgtgtgtgttagtgtaatgaaagcAGTTAGTGTAAGTGTTTAGCAAACAATGGGGGAAAAtagcatttttttcacattaattttCCAAATCTTATTTCCCccatccctgcttcttacctcgtacagggagggggggaggttctattccctggtggtcctgatgGGGCACACAGCTGCCTGTATACAGCAGAGGGGGCCCGGCACACTCTTGTCTGCACAATACAGCTACTCTCTAACTTTCGCAAGCATGGTTTGCGTGCCacatggagcattgccatggtaacccgtggcaacactctgacggctgcgggtctcgcgagagttagagagaGGAGCTGTAAAGTAAGGACAGAGTGTGctaggccccctctgcggtaacaggtaGCCTGGGCCCtctgctgcacatatatatatatatataacacacacacacacacacatatatatatatatataacgataatcaatatatatatgtgcacatagggAATGCGGGGCTcgagactgccagagcagtctgggccccccaggactgccAGGCTAGTGACAACCGTCATGATTGTCAACCCCTGATGGTGGCCGTGAACTTAATACATAACAATGTAAAAAACAGAATTATAAACTTCTGAGGTGTCTCCCTcacacgtttaaccccttaaggaccaaacttctggaataaaagggaatcatgacatgtcacacatgtcatgtgtccttaaggggttaaagcttcacAAACCTCACTGTTCTCATTGTCGCTTGTGTACATCTATATACTGATTTTCTAGAATGTTAATGTTGACTGTGTCATGAAAGCAACCACTAGACCTGATGGCACACctgacaaaaacaaacaacaaaacagaaaaaaaacaactttgttaattttaaaataaattgatccttataaattatttttcattttgcatCTTTTAAATGTCTCCATTAATTGTTTGCATTTGTTTAACTGTGTTGTGTTTTATTCACCTTCATCTTTGCTTATATGAATGACTCTCATTTATATTGTTTGCAATCAACTAGGAACAACTTTGCAGAATTTGTACGGTTACTGTCTGTTAAATTGCATCCtgtcagtctaagcaccataacaatgttACATCACTTAAAAGGTGATGACGGCAGAGAACTCAGCACCCTCTCTCTGTTCTGATAGTGGCTTACAAATCGTTGCAGTGGTATGGCTGTTTTCAGTTTTTAAAGCAGTTTCACTCATTCAATGTACTGAGTAAAACTGCAGTTTAAGATAAATGAATTTC
The DNA window shown above is from Pelobates fuscus isolate aPelFus1 chromosome 10, aPelFus1.pri, whole genome shotgun sequence and carries:
- the CNTF gene encoding ciliary neurotrophic factor isoform X3, whose product is MEANVPVQDPFSLVIQQLRKINADLTSLIQKYVQTQGFANLDIPRESASMDVVNWTEMTAEQRLLANLSAFLELERRLERVIEEQKELLHPQEHVLHGDLHNMLGQVAALREQLEQIGEIFGLNRGNSSDTDGMGVVGGSVFDKKDPILGESLPEQGREYHRNGAALEKSCR
- the CNTF gene encoding ciliary neurotrophic factor isoform X1 translates to MEANVPVQDPFSLVIQQLRKINADLTSLIQKYVQTQGFANLDIPRESASMDVVNWTEMTAEQRLLANLSAFLELERRLERVIEEQKELLHPQEHVLHGDLHNMLGQVAALREQLEQIGEIFGLNRGNSSDTDGMGVVGGSVFDKKVRGYKVLRELSVWSIRSVRDILKIQREREKYVRESMKEAETLMERVETHIGRE
- the CNTF gene encoding ciliary neurotrophic factor isoform X2, which translates into the protein MHFIFNSKCVSDPRQVQTQGFANLDIPRESASMDVVNWTEMTAEQRLLANLSAFLELERRLERVIEEQKELLHPQEHVLHGDLHNMLGQVAALREQLEQIGEIFGLNRGNSSDTDGMGVVGGSVFDKKVRGYKVLRELSVWSIRSVRDILKIQREREKYVRESMKEAETLMERVETHIGRE